The Coraliomargarita sinensis genomic sequence GAAACGAAATTCGTTGAAACGGCTCTTCTGCATCATGCTTTTGCTTCGATAACCAGAGTGGAGAGGCCGAGAAGCATCAGGCCTGTACTGGTGTAATAAAAGAAGGGACGTGTGTCGATAATACCGCGGGAAAAGTCATCGAGATGCTCAAAAATCTGCAAATAGTTGACGGTGGCATCAAGCCAGCCCACCAGGTTCGTACCACTGGCGGAGAGATTGCCGAGTTGCTGTCCGCCGACGATCACGACGAAGAGTGTCGTGAAGCTTAACATTCCGGCGACGAGTTGGCTCCGCGTTACGCTGCTGGCCAGGATGCCGATGGAAATGAACAGCACCCCGCTGACAGCGAGAAAAACAAAACTACCCGTGAGCGATGCGGCATCGAGGAGTGCCCCCGCTTCGGCGGCGTGGGGGAAGAGTTTTCGTGTTATGATGGGGAAGCCGAGTGTGAGCGCCCAAAGCAGGATGTAGAAGATGTAGGCCCCGGCAAATTTGCTTAAAACCACCGCCACGCGT encodes the following:
- a CDS encoding ABC transporter permease produces the protein MRHFLTLLKHELRMLLISPSTYVAGVLFLCLMGFLYWAILRSSVNAPSEVLPSVQFFSIFWIPVFFVVPLLTMRSIAGERSVGTLDTLMTTPTSRVAVVLSKFAGAYIFYILLWALTLGFPIITRKLFPHAAEAGALLDAASLTGSFVFLAVSGVLFISIGILASSVTRSQLVAGMLSFTTLFVVIVGGQQLGNLSASGTNLVGWLDATVNYLQIFEHLDDFSRGIIDTRPFFYYTSTGLMLLGLSTLVIEAKA